From one Aquicella siphonis genomic stretch:
- a CDS encoding SDR family oxidoreductase has product MKKIAIVTGASRGIGAATARHLAEQGYAVCVNYHSAKDKADELVQSIRDKNGEAIAVKADMGSEADILQLFAAVDQEWGPLTALVNNAGTNGGICEVENITAECLHTVFATNVYGTFLACREAVKRMKAHGGAIVNVSSEAAKFGGNKLAHYAASKAAINTFTVGFAREVAPYGIRVNTVSPGVIDTEIHHASPPDRIANLLKTLPMGRMGSPEEVAEMIAWLLSEKASYVSGAVLPVTGSR; this is encoded by the coding sequence ATGAAGAAGATCGCCATAGTCACCGGCGCCAGCCGCGGAATCGGAGCCGCCACCGCCAGACACCTGGCGGAACAAGGCTATGCTGTATGCGTGAATTATCACAGTGCAAAAGACAAGGCGGATGAATTGGTCCAGTCAATCCGGGACAAGAACGGCGAAGCCATTGCCGTGAAAGCCGACATGGGCAGCGAAGCCGATATCCTGCAATTATTCGCCGCCGTGGATCAAGAATGGGGGCCGCTCACCGCACTGGTCAATAATGCGGGAACCAACGGCGGCATTTGCGAGGTGGAAAATATCACCGCGGAATGTTTGCACACCGTGTTTGCCACGAATGTTTATGGAACATTTCTTGCCTGCCGCGAAGCGGTCAAGCGCATGAAAGCGCACGGCGGCGCCATTGTGAATGTTTCATCCGAAGCCGCGAAGTTCGGCGGCAACAAGCTGGCACACTATGCCGCGTCAAAAGCCGCGATCAACACATTCACCGTCGGTTTTGCGCGCGAAGTCGCGCCTTATGGCATTCGCGTCAACACCGTCAGCCCGGGCGTCATTGATACCGAAATACATCATGCCTCCCCGCCTGATCGCATTGCCAATTTACTGAAGACCCTGCCCATGGGCAGAATGGGTTCGCCGGAAGAAGTCGCGGAAATGATCGCCTGGCTGCTATCGGAAAAAGCCTCATATGTCAGCGGCGCCGTCTTGCCGGTCACGGGGTCGAGATAA
- a CDS encoding NAD-dependent epimerase/dehydratase family protein yields MKTKVLICGATGFIGRNLTEQLSRRADLEIHAVRFQRPQYHCPNVIWHHADLRKPEDIERVIKGVDVIIQAAATTSGSKDIVTRPYIHVTDNAVMNSLLFRAAFEHQVKHVVFFSCTVMYQSSETALKESDFDANKPLHPRYFGVGNTKLYIEKMCEFYAGISDMKFTAIRHSNIYGAHDKFDLERSHVFGATITKVMTAKDKITVWGTGEEERDLLYADDLVSFVELAMTKQPEKYRLYNCGLGQAIPIRQLVQKIVAHSGKALTIEHDLSQPTIKTSLFLDCSLAKQELGWEPRVDLDEGIKRTLAWWQENVGKKEVEAA; encoded by the coding sequence ATGAAGACCAAAGTATTGATTTGCGGCGCGACCGGTTTTATCGGACGCAATCTGACCGAACAACTCAGCCGGCGCGCTGATCTTGAAATCCATGCGGTGCGCTTCCAGCGGCCGCAATATCACTGCCCCAACGTGATCTGGCACCATGCTGACTTGCGCAAACCGGAAGACATCGAGCGCGTGATCAAGGGCGTGGACGTGATCATCCAGGCCGCCGCCACCACGTCCGGATCCAAGGACATTGTGACGCGCCCCTACATACACGTGACGGACAATGCCGTGATGAATTCTCTGCTCTTCCGCGCCGCGTTCGAACACCAGGTCAAACACGTGGTCTTTTTCAGCTGCACGGTCATGTACCAGTCCAGCGAAACCGCGCTGAAAGAAAGCGATTTTGACGCCAACAAACCCTTGCATCCACGGTATTTCGGCGTGGGCAACACCAAACTGTACATTGAAAAAATGTGCGAATTCTACGCCGGCATTTCCGACATGAAATTCACGGCGATACGCCATTCCAATATTTACGGCGCCCATGACAAATTCGACCTGGAACGCAGCCATGTGTTTGGCGCAACCATCACCAAAGTCATGACCGCGAAAGACAAGATCACCGTCTGGGGCACGGGCGAAGAAGAACGCGACTTGCTTTACGCCGATGACCTGGTGAGTTTTGTCGAACTGGCCATGACGAAACAACCGGAAAAATACCGCTTGTATAACTGCGGACTGGGCCAGGCCATACCCATCAGGCAACTGGTGCAGAAAATCGTCGCCCACTCCGGCAAAGCCCTCACGATAGAACATGATTTGTCGCAGCCAACCATCAAAACCAGTTTGTTTCTGGACTGCTCCCTGGCCAAGCAAGAACTGGGCTGGGAACCCCGGGTGGATCTGGATGAAGGAATCAAGAGAACGCTGGCCTGGTGGCAGGAGAATGTGGGCAAGAAGGAAGTTGAGGCGGCGTAG
- a CDS encoding acetyltransferase — translation MNKQCKLIIVGDSSFAQIAYEYFTHDSNYSVVAFSVEKKYLNQKELFGLPVVPFENLPDLYNPNEHAVYVAVVYAQLNRLRSRLYARVKKYGYEIASYISSKAFVWPNVRLGEHCFIFENNVIQPFVSIGNNNVFWSGNHIGHHTTIGDNCFVASHVVISGHCKVGNNCFFGVNSTVSNNISISDDSVVGASAVVMRDILEPGCVYKGVVSKSALVSSYKIFDIENVDLNDEVD, via the coding sequence ATGAATAAGCAATGTAAACTAATAATTGTTGGCGATAGCTCATTTGCGCAAATTGCATATGAGTATTTTACACATGATTCTAATTATAGCGTTGTTGCATTTTCCGTAGAAAAAAAATATTTAAATCAGAAAGAATTATTTGGATTGCCAGTTGTGCCTTTTGAAAATTTACCTGATTTGTATAATCCAAATGAACATGCGGTTTATGTTGCTGTGGTTTATGCGCAATTGAATCGTCTGCGTTCTCGATTGTATGCGCGAGTCAAAAAATATGGCTATGAAATTGCATCTTATATAAGTTCGAAAGCATTTGTATGGCCTAATGTTAGATTGGGCGAACACTGTTTTATTTTTGAAAATAACGTCATACAACCGTTTGTATCTATTGGAAATAATAATGTGTTTTGGAGTGGAAATCACATTGGCCATCATACGACTATTGGTGATAACTGCTTCGTTGCTTCGCATGTAGTGATTTCAGGCCACTGTAAGGTTGGAAATAATTGTTTCTTTGGTGTAAATAGTACTGTTTCTAATAATATTTCAATTTCTGATGATTCTGTTGTTGGAGCATCAGCAGTGGTGATGCGTGATATTTTGGAGCCTGGCTGCGTATATAAGGGAGTGGTTTCAAAGTCTGCACTTGTAAGTAGCTATAAAATATTTGACATTGAAAATGTAGATTTGAATGATGAAGTGGATTAA
- a CDS encoding glycoside hydrolase family protein, translating to MMKWIKQGLIYFPNGNLSWARSHAMIPTPEIIDHKIRIYLSCCDENGVGRTGYIIVSAENPKEILEIGESPLVDVGMPGSFDDNGAICTSIVTLSNETKYLYYVGFELCTKIRYRLLTGLAVSDNNGLSFRKFKSTPVLERSNSELFFRCGPCVLQDEGKFKCWYVAGREWLQLENKMVPKYSIHYLESIDGIAWGDCGFECLPISRENEYGFGRPYVIKRDGIFKMFYSIRIKGKGYRLGYAESLDGTHWQRKDDELNLDVSSYGWDSEMICYSSVIDYENKTYLFYNGNDFGRTGLGYALLGD from the coding sequence ATGATGAAGTGGATTAAACAAGGGCTAATATACTTTCCCAATGGCAATCTTTCTTGGGCTAGGTCGCATGCTATGATTCCTACACCCGAAATCATTGATCATAAAATTCGGATCTATCTAAGTTGTTGTGATGAAAATGGAGTTGGTAGAACTGGATATATAATTGTATCAGCTGAAAATCCTAAAGAAATTTTGGAAATTGGTGAGTCGCCATTGGTTGATGTTGGTATGCCAGGTTCATTTGATGATAATGGTGCAATTTGTACTAGTATAGTTACGCTATCTAACGAAACAAAATATTTGTATTATGTTGGGTTTGAGTTATGCACTAAAATACGTTACCGGTTGCTAACAGGTTTGGCAGTTAGCGATAACAATGGGCTCTCATTCAGAAAATTTAAAAGTACCCCTGTGTTAGAGAGAAGTAATAGTGAGTTGTTTTTTCGTTGCGGACCATGCGTTTTGCAAGATGAAGGAAAATTTAAGTGTTGGTATGTGGCGGGCCGTGAGTGGCTACAATTAGAGAATAAAATGGTTCCTAAATACTCTATACATTACCTTGAATCTATTGATGGCATCGCTTGGGGAGACTGTGGTTTCGAATGTTTACCGATTTCGCGAGAAAATGAATATGGATTTGGTAGGCCATATGTGATCAAGAGAGATGGAATATTTAAGATGTTTTATTCAATCAGAATCAAGGGGAAAGGATATAGGCTTGGTTATGCTGAATCATTGGATGGCACGCATTGGCAGCGAAAGGATGATGAGCTAAATCTAGATGTTTCATCATATGGGTGGGATAGTGAGATGATTTGTTATTCATCTGTGATCGATTACGAAAATAAAACGTATTTATTTTATAACGGGAATGATTTTGGGCGAACAGGGTTGGGTTATGCATTATTAGGAGATTAA
- a CDS encoding sulfotransferase family 2 domain-containing protein, whose translation MMDHVKSLIARYTQKKRYFIIASHGQTATLWLASALNQHQKIFCTHGYSYPVESADGRDHTPEQEQRRIQATNDRFWDLSVHAYLKELEEAASKPVIGNVHAFTIGRLLDLLPACPKETRRHLTLMNMVRHPVSRTVSTYKCWTNEHDETVIAPFVEKDFNTRCNHIIDYLTSRHAIDFNNNRNKNFVACLLVMEDITRDARLAEKKKIHNIKYEDITSDMDYLGKITRQLLGWRHKLSASELEQMFSQNRINRHNKQQAATPDQYFENWNDWQRDGFKFIAQRNDMKNVYSRQGYDFSFLNSL comes from the coding sequence ATGATGGATCATGTCAAATCACTTATCGCTCGCTACACACAAAAAAAACGTTATTTCATCATTGCGTCGCACGGACAAACCGCCACACTCTGGCTGGCCAGCGCCTTAAACCAACATCAAAAGATTTTTTGCACACATGGTTATTCCTATCCGGTGGAATCCGCAGATGGACGTGACCACACACCGGAACAGGAGCAAAGACGCATTCAGGCGACCAATGATCGCTTCTGGGATCTTTCTGTCCATGCCTATTTAAAAGAATTGGAAGAAGCCGCCTCCAAGCCCGTCATAGGCAATGTCCATGCTTTCACTATCGGCCGTCTACTGGATCTGCTGCCAGCCTGCCCCAAAGAAACACGCCGGCACCTGACTCTCATGAACATGGTACGCCACCCGGTTTCACGAACAGTTTCGACTTACAAATGCTGGACTAATGAACATGATGAAACTGTCATCGCGCCATTCGTGGAAAAGGATTTCAATACACGCTGCAATCATATCATTGATTATCTGACCAGCCGGCACGCCATTGATTTCAACAACAACCGGAATAAGAATTTCGTTGCTTGTCTGCTGGTCATGGAAGACATTACCCGCGACGCCAGACTGGCTGAGAAAAAGAAGATTCACAATATCAAATATGAAGATATCACCTCCGATATGGATTATCTGGGTAAAATTACGCGCCAGCTGTTAGGCTGGCGGCATAAACTTAGCGCTTCCGAATTGGAACAAATGTTCAGCCAGAACAGGATAAACCGCCACAATAAACAACAGGCTGCCACGCCGGATCAATATTTTGAAAACTGGAATGACTGGCAGCGGGACGGTTTCAAATTCATTGCTCAACGCAATGACATGAAGAACGTCTATTCCCGGCAAGGCTATGATTTTTCATTTTTAAATTCGCTCTAG
- a CDS encoding sugar 3,4-ketoisomerase: MTIKNCKLIHFNKIEDPRGSLTPIEAGKDIPFSIKRAYYLYDVPSGAARAGHAHKALEQIVLAISGSFDVVVKDGNESYRYHLNRPYIGLYLPNMVWREVDNFSAGAVCFVLASQHYDESDYYRDYESYLKAFNANHPV; this comes from the coding sequence ATGACCATCAAAAACTGCAAGCTCATTCACTTCAATAAAATTGAAGACCCTCGCGGCAGCTTGACACCCATCGAGGCCGGGAAAGATATCCCTTTCTCCATTAAACGCGCTTACTACCTATATGATGTCCCCAGCGGAGCTGCTCGAGCAGGCCATGCACATAAGGCATTGGAACAAATTGTACTGGCTATCAGCGGTAGTTTCGATGTGGTGGTTAAAGACGGCAATGAAAGTTATCGATACCATCTGAACCGTCCCTATATCGGCCTCTACCTCCCCAATATGGTATGGCGCGAGGTTGATAATTTTTCTGCAGGCGCCGTATGCTTCGTACTTGCTTCCCAACATTATGACGAGAGTGATTATTACCGTGACTATGAAAGCTACCTCAAGGCCTTTAACGCAAACCATCCCGTTTAA
- a CDS encoding GNAT family N-acetyltransferase, producing MYFVRYTRDYLELWNDFVRVSKNGTFLLMREYMEYHNDRYEDNSFLIFDDNKNDILALFPANRRDEKLISHEGLTYGGFIVSADMTQSLMNRIFVMLFQAMQNQNFKYLQYKTIPSIYHKCPSEEDHYSLFAYGANLYRRDILTVIDSKNPIPFQNRRIRQVKKAKMHNVCAYEINDYEAFWNILEANLAAKYKVKPVHSIDEIKLLSSRFPSHLRLFGAYEENKLLAGVLVYETDMVAHFQYIASSDCGRKIGALDFLFSYLIGHVYSCKRYIDFGISNENNGQYLNLGLIEFKEGFGGRSIKHDFYELDVSKMHVGSA from the coding sequence ATGTATTTTGTTCGCTATACAAGAGATTATCTGGAATTATGGAATGATTTTGTTAGAGTAAGTAAAAATGGAACATTTTTGTTGATGCGAGAATATATGGAATATCATAATGATCGCTATGAAGATAACTCTTTTTTAATCTTTGATGACAATAAAAATGATATCTTAGCATTGTTTCCAGCTAATCGAAGAGATGAGAAATTAATATCTCACGAGGGGTTAACATATGGTGGTTTCATTGTAAGTGCTGATATGACTCAATCACTGATGAATAGAATATTTGTTATGTTATTCCAGGCCATGCAGAATCAGAATTTTAAATATTTACAATATAAAACTATCCCGAGTATTTATCATAAGTGTCCTTCTGAAGAAGATCATTATTCTTTATTTGCGTATGGGGCAAATTTATACAGAAGAGATATTTTAACTGTAATTGATTCAAAAAACCCTATACCATTTCAAAACAGAAGAATTAGACAGGTAAAAAAAGCCAAAATGCATAATGTATGTGCTTACGAAATTAATGATTATGAGGCGTTTTGGAATATATTAGAGGCTAACTTGGCTGCAAAGTATAAAGTAAAACCTGTGCATAGTATAGATGAAATAAAATTATTATCTTCTCGATTCCCTTCTCATTTGAGACTTTTTGGGGCATACGAAGAAAATAAATTATTGGCGGGGGTGTTGGTTTACGAAACTGATATGGTAGCTCATTTCCAATATATTGCATCTAGCGATTGTGGGAGAAAAATAGGTGCACTTGATTTTTTATTTTCCTATTTGATTGGACATGTATATAGTTGTAAGCGCTATATAGATTTCGGAATTTCTAATGAAAATAATGGCCAATATCTCAATTTAGGACTTATTGAATTTAAAGAAGGCTTTGGTGGGAGGAGCATTAAGCATGATTTTTATGAGCTTGATGTATCCAAGATGCATGTTGGTAGTGCTTAA
- a CDS encoding O-linked N-acetylglucosamine transferase, SPINDLY family protein, translating into MTLKLANFFSQCGLPDLAAYAYEAYLTFEKNDPNLHIYLQTLMYTSPDIFDHKYIFDAHTKWGKTLVRTPKYMDYPNALTSDRKLKIGYTCHFVTNSTSSTLLLPILKSHNRNKVEIFMYSDQDASQTPDNIRKYAEHWRDTQHLNDDDFCDLIRSDQIDILLELNGHCATNRYRALTRKPAPIQISYYNYSSTSGVPEIDYILVGEEVGIDNLQPYYSETIYHKKGIIIATPISDHFPPVSPPPFLKNGYITFGSFGQAHKVSHKQIQLWCEVLKKVSNSRFYMKANALDCEVVRSVFMNHFINSGIDSHRIILEGGSDYETLLNCYSKLDITLDTYPFGGGTTPIESIIQGVPVITLVGERFCSWHGYNNMHNIGHDEFIAQSSEEFVNKAVNLANDKNKLADYRRTLRSSLANSPRGDMKRFINELEEAYTDMWNTYIESVKTSM; encoded by the coding sequence ATGACGCTAAAACTTGCAAACTTCTTTAGTCAATGCGGACTGCCTGACTTGGCCGCATATGCTTATGAGGCATATCTGACATTCGAGAAAAATGATCCCAATTTACACATCTATCTACAAACATTGATGTACACGTCGCCAGATATTTTCGATCACAAATACATTTTTGATGCGCACACAAAATGGGGGAAAACTCTTGTTCGAACCCCAAAATATATGGATTACCCAAACGCTCTCACCTCAGACAGAAAATTAAAAATTGGTTATACTTGTCATTTCGTTACAAATTCAACCTCCTCAACCTTACTTCTTCCAATTTTAAAATCACATAATAGAAATAAAGTTGAAATATTCATGTATTCTGATCAGGATGCATCACAAACGCCAGATAATATACGAAAATATGCCGAACACTGGAGAGACACGCAACATCTAAATGATGATGATTTTTGTGACCTTATTCGCAGTGATCAAATCGACATCTTACTGGAACTCAATGGACATTGTGCAACAAATCGATATAGAGCATTAACCAGGAAGCCTGCCCCAATACAAATAAGCTACTATAATTACTCAAGCACTAGCGGCGTTCCAGAGATTGATTACATATTAGTAGGTGAAGAAGTTGGAATAGATAATTTACAGCCTTACTATTCAGAAACAATATATCACAAAAAAGGGATCATCATTGCCACACCCATATCTGATCATTTTCCGCCCGTGTCACCCCCTCCTTTTTTAAAAAACGGATATATCACTTTTGGCAGTTTTGGACAAGCACACAAAGTCTCGCACAAACAAATACAGTTGTGGTGCGAAGTTCTAAAGAAAGTCAGCAATAGTAGATTTTACATGAAAGCGAATGCTTTGGATTGTGAGGTTGTTCGCAGTGTTTTCATGAATCACTTTATAAACTCCGGAATCGACTCACACCGCATAATTCTAGAAGGGGGCTCCGACTATGAGACACTATTAAACTGCTATTCAAAGCTTGATATTACTCTTGATACTTATCCATTTGGTGGCGGTACAACACCTATAGAATCAATTATACAAGGTGTTCCAGTAATTACTCTCGTTGGAGAGAGATTCTGTTCTTGGCATGGTTATAACAACATGCACAATATTGGCCATGATGAATTTATTGCCCAGTCATCTGAAGAATTTGTAAATAAAGCAGTTAATCTGGCAAATGACAAGAATAAACTTGCAGATTATAGACGCACACTTAGAAGCAGCTTAGCTAATTCGCCACGAGGAGACATGAAACGATTTATTAATGAACTTGAAGAAGCATATACAGATATGTGGAATACTTATATAGAGTCTGTAAAAACTTCTATGTGA
- a CDS encoding NAD-dependent epimerase/dehydratase family protein, translating into MSFYTGKNVLVTGGTGLIGRPLVEMLLAQGAKVTVVSLDDPSRAPQGVVFKRADLREFSNCLDICQGQEIVFQLAGVKGSPAMTAKRPASFFVPTITFSINMMEAARRAGAERFLFTSSVGVYSPAEVFYEDDVWKTFPSPNDRFAGWAKRMGELQAEAYKIEYNWDKISIVRPANVYGPYDNFDPANAMVIPSLIKRAMDGETPLTVWGDGSPIRDFIHARDVARGMLLAVEKGINEPINLGSGTGVTIKQIAEIVAASIPGGPVELVWDITKPKGDAKRLMDMTRAHSYGFAPEVSIEQGIQETIAWYAQNRSAADNRYNAFTEKAHLPAEQARA; encoded by the coding sequence ATGAGCTTTTACACAGGCAAAAACGTTTTAGTCACTGGCGGCACGGGTCTTATCGGGCGCCCCCTCGTTGAAATGCTGCTCGCGCAAGGGGCAAAAGTCACTGTTGTTTCCCTGGATGACCCGTCCCGCGCTCCGCAAGGCGTGGTTTTCAAGCGCGCAGACTTGCGTGAATTCAGTAACTGCCTGGACATCTGCCAGGGTCAGGAAATCGTTTTTCAGCTCGCGGGCGTCAAAGGTTCTCCCGCCATGACCGCGAAGCGTCCAGCCAGTTTTTTTGTACCGACTATTACCTTTAGCATCAACATGATGGAAGCCGCCCGCCGCGCCGGCGCCGAACGCTTTCTGTTCACCAGCTCGGTGGGAGTTTATTCGCCCGCTGAAGTCTTTTATGAAGACGATGTCTGGAAGACGTTCCCTTCCCCCAATGACCGCTTCGCCGGCTGGGCCAAGCGCATGGGAGAATTACAGGCGGAAGCTTACAAAATCGAATATAACTGGGACAAGATTTCCATCGTCCGCCCGGCCAATGTTTACGGCCCTTATGACAATTTCGACCCTGCCAACGCCATGGTTATCCCTTCGCTGATCAAACGCGCCATGGATGGTGAAACACCGTTGACCGTCTGGGGAGACGGCTCGCCCATACGCGATTTTATCCACGCCCGCGACGTGGCCCGCGGCATGCTGCTGGCCGTGGAAAAAGGCATTAATGAACCCATTAACCTGGGCAGCGGAACCGGGGTGACCATCAAACAAATAGCTGAAATCGTGGCTGCCAGCATCCCCGGCGGCCCTGTTGAACTGGTTTGGGATATTACCAAGCCTAAAGGCGACGCCAAACGCCTGATGGACATGACCCGCGCGCACTCTTACGGATTCGCGCCGGAAGTTTCCATAGAACAAGGCATACAGGAAACCATCGCGTGGTATGCGCAAAACCGCAGCGCGGCGGATAACCGTTACAATGCCTTTACTGAAAAAGCCCATTTACCTGCTGAACAGGCCAGAGCATGA
- a CDS encoding DegT/DnrJ/EryC1/StrS family aminotransferase, with protein MKATSRPLTQTIPFNDLQLQHQIITNELESAFATVLRSGWFILGKELKKFENEFANYCGTKHCIGVGNGLDALVLILKALDIGPGDEVIVPAHTFIATWLAVTHVGARPVPVLTGKFHTIDPTMIESAITTKTKAIIAVHLYGHTADMNAITASLKNRNIHIIEDAAQAHGAAYKEKRAGNLGIAAGFSFYPGKNLGALGDAGGITTNDDGLAKHIRELRNYGSSTKYQHNMLGVNSRLDEIQAALLCVKLKYLDKWNQRKNEIASLYLDSLKNCKTVRLPIKAEWSTHAWHQFVIECDQRDALQAYLSEKGIQTLIHYPKANHLQNAYYAQYDESAYISYQKLTERILSLPICPTLTNEAIEYVCTAIKNFNS; from the coding sequence ATGAAAGCTACCTCAAGGCCTTTAACGCAAACCATCCCGTTTAATGATCTGCAATTACAACACCAGATAATCACAAATGAACTGGAAAGTGCTTTTGCGACAGTATTGAGATCAGGCTGGTTCATTCTAGGCAAAGAACTCAAAAAATTTGAAAATGAATTTGCCAATTATTGCGGAACGAAACATTGCATTGGTGTAGGCAACGGCCTGGATGCACTAGTACTCATTCTTAAAGCACTTGATATTGGTCCGGGTGATGAGGTCATCGTACCTGCTCATACCTTTATCGCTACATGGCTAGCAGTTACTCATGTTGGAGCTCGGCCTGTTCCTGTACTGACAGGTAAATTTCATACAATTGATCCAACAATGATCGAAAGCGCCATCACAACGAAGACAAAAGCAATTATTGCTGTCCACCTGTACGGCCACACCGCGGACATGAACGCTATTACAGCATCGTTAAAAAACCGCAATATTCATATTATTGAAGATGCCGCACAAGCTCATGGTGCAGCATATAAAGAAAAAAGGGCCGGTAATCTTGGAATAGCCGCGGGTTTCAGTTTCTATCCTGGAAAAAACCTGGGAGCTTTAGGCGATGCAGGCGGAATCACCACAAATGATGATGGCTTGGCAAAACATATCCGGGAGTTAAGAAATTATGGCTCAAGCACTAAATATCAACATAACATGCTTGGAGTCAATTCCAGGCTGGATGAAATACAAGCGGCATTATTATGTGTAAAATTAAAATATCTTGATAAGTGGAATCAAAGAAAAAACGAAATTGCCTCTCTATACCTGGATTCTCTCAAAAATTGTAAAACAGTCCGATTACCAATCAAGGCTGAATGGTCAACACATGCCTGGCACCAGTTCGTCATAGAATGTGACCAGCGAGATGCTTTACAAGCCTATCTTTCTGAGAAAGGCATCCAAACTCTAATTCATTATCCCAAAGCCAATCATTTACAAAACGCATATTACGCTCAATATGATGAATCCGCTTATATTTCCTATCAGAAACTTACCGAACGAATATTAAGTCTGCCCATATGTCCTACACTAACGAATGAGGCCATCGAATATGTTTGCACAGCTATAAAAAATTTCAATTCTTGA
- a CDS encoding class I SAM-dependent methyltransferase, with amino-acid sequence MSDNIVFEYDRFKNLTYSDFKRLATNNSLSCYEKIGFPSVYRQGKEEAIFTDILRKLSNLNDANKMILDIGAGCSQLPLILSDFCRNKNHKLYFIDSCEMLTHLPSDSFITKLEGPFPEMCKDFILSFHQKFDVIISYSVLQYVFTEANIFDFIDVALGLLMPGGQFLIGDIPNASKRRRFLSTERGVQYHKEYYNPSTVPEVNHMQLDLKQIDDGVLLGLLMRYRNAGYDTYLIPQDAALPMSNRREDLLIIKP; translated from the coding sequence ATGAGTGATAATATTGTATTTGAGTATGACCGTTTTAAAAATTTAACATATTCTGATTTTAAAAGATTGGCAACAAATAATTCGTTGTCATGTTATGAAAAAATTGGCTTCCCCAGTGTATATCGACAGGGAAAAGAAGAGGCAATTTTTACGGATATACTTAGAAAGCTTTCCAATTTAAATGATGCTAATAAAATGATTTTAGATATTGGTGCTGGTTGTAGTCAATTACCATTGATTCTTTCTGATTTTTGTCGCAATAAAAACCATAAATTATATTTTATAGATTCTTGCGAAATGTTAACTCACTTGCCAAGTGATTCATTTATTACCAAATTAGAAGGCCCATTTCCTGAGATGTGCAAGGATTTTATATTAAGCTTCCACCAGAAATTCGATGTAATAATTTCATATAGTGTTTTGCAATATGTATTTACTGAGGCAAATATTTTCGATTTTATTGACGTAGCACTTGGACTGCTAATGCCCGGCGGCCAATTTTTGATAGGAGATATTCCAAATGCATCGAAGAGGAGGCGATTTCTTAGTACAGAAAGAGGTGTTCAGTATCACAAAGAGTATTATAATCCAAGTACTGTGCCTGAAGTAAATCACATGCAATTAGACTTAAAACAAATTGATGATGGCGTTTTGTTGGGTTTATTAATGCGCTATCGAAATGCTGGATATGACACCTATTTGATTCCACAGGATGCTGCTTTACCTATGTCAAACCGTCGTGAAGATTTACTAATAATTAAGCCATAG